The Streptomyces sp. NBC_00162 genome window below encodes:
- a CDS encoding tyrosine-protein phosphatase, whose translation MSRARIRLATAAAAAALAVGTLPAASATAAAAPAAGAGFRHHLRAEAIRQIPLQGAVNVRDIGGYRTYTGGQVRQGLVYRSDALSKLTAADLTTVSGLGLTKVVDFRIPMELQYDGADKLPPGLSATSRPVSDLGLYGTLVGAISSGDPVKQEQMLGGGRAEAYMRDIYRTFVTSPENRAQFAATLREIADGGQGPLLFHCTSGKDRTGWMSYVLLRALAVPEDAAGRDYLASNTFRAAYDAQLRAGLKQSGRMQNPDLLIPLQEVRQDYLDSATAQLEADYGSFYGYLTDGLGLDLRTLARLQNKMVR comes from the coding sequence ATGAGCCGTGCCAGAATCCGCCTGGCGACCGCTGCGGCCGCCGCCGCCCTCGCCGTCGGGACCCTGCCCGCCGCCTCCGCCACCGCCGCCGCGGCGCCGGCGGCCGGCGCGGGCTTCCGCCACCACCTGCGGGCCGAGGCGATCCGCCAGATCCCCCTCCAGGGCGCCGTCAACGTCCGGGACATCGGCGGCTACCGCACCTACACCGGCGGGCAGGTCCGCCAGGGGCTGGTCTACCGGTCCGACGCGCTGAGCAAGCTGACCGCCGCGGACCTCACCACCGTCTCCGGTCTCGGCCTCACGAAGGTCGTCGACTTCCGCATCCCGATGGAGCTCCAGTACGACGGCGCCGACAAGCTGCCGCCCGGGCTCTCTGCCACCTCGCGCCCGGTCAGCGACCTCGGCCTCTACGGGACCCTCGTCGGCGCGATCTCCAGCGGTGACCCCGTCAAGCAGGAGCAGATGCTCGGCGGCGGCCGCGCCGAGGCCTACATGCGCGACATCTACCGCACCTTCGTGACCAGCCCCGAGAACCGGGCGCAGTTCGCGGCGACCCTGCGGGAGATCGCGGACGGCGGGCAGGGCCCGCTCCTGTTCCACTGCACCTCCGGCAAGGACCGCACCGGCTGGATGAGCTACGTCCTGCTGCGCGCGCTGGCGGTCCCCGAGGACGCCGCCGGACGCGACTACCTGGCGTCGAACACCTTCCGCGCCGCGTACGACGCCCAGCTGCGGGCGGGCCTCAAGCAGTCCGGGCGGATGCAGAACCCGGACCTGCTGATCCCGCTCCAGGAGGTCCGCCAGGACTACCTGGACTCCGCGACGGCGCAGCTGGAGGCCGACTACGGAAGCTTCTACGGCTACCTGACGGACGGCCTCGGCCTGGACCTGCGGACGCTGGCGAGGCTCCAGAACAAGATGGTCCGCTAG
- a CDS encoding NAD(P)H-dependent flavin oxidoreductase — protein sequence METAFTKLVGVAHPIVQTGMGWVAGPRLVSAAAGAGALGILASATMTVDQLRSAVREVRSRVPEGTPFGVNLRADAGDAAERAQLIIDEGVRVASFALAPSRELIARLKDAGVVVIPSIGARRHAEKVAAWGADAVIVQGGEGGGHTGDVATTVLLPQVVDAVDIPVVAAGGFADGRGLVAALAYGAAGIAMGTRFLLTSDSTVPDAVKAEYLKATVKDVTVTTAVDGLPHRMLRTELVDSLERAGRARALVRAVRHAAGFRKLSGLSWPQMVRDGLAMKHGKDLSWSQVLLAANTPMLLKASMVEGRTDLGVMASGQIAGVIEDLPSCAELVSRVMAEAQQALEALHSLRTLPPPG from the coding sequence ATGGAGACGGCATTCACCAAGCTGGTCGGGGTAGCGCACCCGATCGTGCAGACGGGCATGGGCTGGGTCGCCGGACCCCGCCTGGTGTCGGCCGCGGCGGGCGCCGGGGCCCTGGGGATCCTGGCCTCGGCGACGATGACCGTGGATCAGCTGCGGTCGGCGGTCCGGGAGGTCAGGTCCCGGGTCCCGGAGGGCACGCCCTTCGGGGTCAACCTGCGTGCGGACGCCGGGGACGCGGCCGAACGCGCCCAGCTGATCATCGACGAGGGGGTACGGGTGGCTTCGTTCGCCCTCGCGCCCTCCCGGGAGCTGATCGCGCGGCTCAAGGACGCGGGCGTGGTCGTCATCCCCTCGATCGGGGCCCGGCGGCACGCCGAGAAGGTGGCCGCCTGGGGCGCCGACGCGGTGATCGTGCAGGGCGGGGAGGGCGGCGGGCACACCGGGGACGTGGCCACGACCGTACTGCTGCCGCAGGTCGTCGACGCCGTGGACATCCCGGTGGTCGCGGCGGGCGGTTTCGCCGACGGCCGCGGCCTGGTCGCGGCCCTGGCGTACGGGGCCGCCGGCATCGCGATGGGCACCCGGTTCCTGCTGACCTCGGACTCCACCGTCCCGGACGCGGTCAAGGCCGAGTACCTGAAGGCCACGGTCAAGGACGTCACCGTCACCACGGCCGTCGACGGGCTGCCGCACCGGATGCTGCGCACCGAGCTGGTCGACTCCCTGGAGCGGGCGGGCCGCGCCAGGGCGCTGGTGCGGGCGGTCCGGCACGCGGCGGGCTTCCGGAAACTGTCCGGCCTGAGCTGGCCGCAGATGGTGCGCGACGGTCTCGCGATGAAGCACGGCAAGGACCTGTCGTGGAGCCAGGTGCTGCTCGCCGCGAACACCCCCATGCTCCTCAAGGCGTCCATGGTCGAGGGCCGTACGGACCTCGGCGTCATGGCATCGGGCCAGATCGCGGGCGTGATCGAGGATCTCCCGTCCTGTGCGGAGCTCGTCTCCCGCGTCATGGCCGAGGCACAACAGGCACTCGAAGCACTGCACTCGCTCCGCACCCTGCCACCACCAGGGTGA
- a CDS encoding CoA-transferase subunit beta, translating to MISRSEYCVISCAEAWRDNGEVLASPMGLVPSFGARLAKRTFSPDLLMTDGEAMLVGLDGTAEGWLPYRRHLTMVTGGRRHVMMGASQIDRFGNQNISCIGDWAKPARQLLGVRGAPVNTLNNPVSYWIPKHSTRVFVERVDMVSGVGYDRAEAAGVTRYHRLPRVVSDLGVFDFTGPDRSMRLVSVHPGVTIDQVRAATGFDLAVDGQVPYTREPTAEELRLIREVIDPKGLRDREVRV from the coding sequence GTGATCAGTCGTTCGGAATACTGTGTGATCTCATGCGCCGAGGCCTGGCGCGACAACGGCGAGGTGCTCGCCAGCCCGATGGGCCTGGTCCCCTCCTTCGGTGCCCGGCTCGCGAAGCGGACCTTCTCCCCCGACCTGCTCATGACCGACGGCGAGGCCATGCTCGTCGGACTCGACGGCACGGCCGAGGGCTGGCTCCCGTACCGGCGCCACCTGACCATGGTCACCGGCGGCAGGCGCCACGTGATGATGGGCGCCAGCCAGATCGACCGTTTCGGCAACCAGAACATCTCCTGCATCGGCGACTGGGCGAAGCCTGCCCGCCAGCTCCTCGGGGTGCGCGGGGCGCCCGTCAACACCCTCAACAACCCGGTGAGTTACTGGATCCCCAAGCACTCCACCCGGGTCTTCGTCGAGCGGGTCGACATGGTCAGCGGCGTCGGCTACGACCGCGCCGAGGCGGCCGGGGTGACCCGCTACCACCGCCTGCCCCGGGTGGTCAGCGATCTCGGCGTCTTCGACTTCACCGGCCCCGACCGCTCGATGCGCCTGGTCTCCGTCCACCCCGGGGTCACCATCGATCAGGTCCGGGCGGCCACCGGCTTCGACCTGGCCGTCGACGGCCAGGTCCCGTACACGCGGGAGCCGACCGCCGAGGAGCTGCGCCTGATCCGCGAGGTCATCGACCCCAAGGGCCTGCGCGACCGCGAAGTGCGGGTCTGA
- a CDS encoding CoA transferase subunit A: MTDKSMTPEEVVGQLRSGMTLGIGGWGSRRKPMALVRALLRSEITDLTVISYGGPDVGLLAAAGRIRRLVAPFATLDSIPLEPHFRAARERAAFTLTELDEAMFMWGLHAAANRLPFLPVRAGLGSDVMRVNPELRTVTSPYADGEELVAVPALRMDAALVHLSRADRLGNAQYLGPDPYFDDLFCEAADAAYVSCEQLVETAELTKAGPPQSLLVSRHSVTGVIETPNGAHFTSCVPDYDRDEAFQKLYATTPWPEFAERFLSGASEHDYQSAVRTWHEEQQ, from the coding sequence ATGACCGACAAGAGCATGACCCCCGAAGAGGTGGTCGGGCAGCTGCGCAGCGGGATGACCCTCGGCATCGGCGGCTGGGGCTCGCGGCGCAAGCCCATGGCCCTGGTGCGAGCACTGCTCCGCTCCGAGATCACCGATCTCACGGTGATCTCGTACGGCGGCCCCGACGTGGGCCTGCTGGCCGCCGCGGGCCGGATCCGCAGGCTCGTCGCCCCCTTCGCCACCCTCGACTCGATCCCGCTGGAGCCCCATTTCCGGGCCGCCCGCGAGCGCGCCGCCTTCACCCTCACCGAGCTCGACGAGGCCATGTTCATGTGGGGCCTGCACGCCGCCGCCAACCGGCTGCCGTTCCTCCCCGTCCGGGCCGGCCTCGGCTCCGACGTGATGCGGGTCAACCCGGAGCTTCGGACCGTCACCTCCCCGTACGCCGACGGCGAGGAGCTCGTCGCCGTCCCGGCCCTGCGGATGGACGCCGCCCTGGTCCACCTGAGCCGCGCCGACCGCCTCGGCAACGCCCAGTACCTGGGCCCGGACCCGTACTTCGACGACCTGTTCTGCGAGGCCGCCGACGCCGCGTACGTCTCCTGCGAACAGCTCGTGGAGACCGCCGAGCTCACCAAGGCCGGTCCCCCGCAGTCCCTCCTCGTCAGCCGGCACTCCGTCACCGGGGTCATCGAGACCCCGAACGGCGCGCACTTCACCTCCTGCGTCCCCGACTACGACCGCGACGAGGCCTTCCAGAAGCTCTACGCGACCACCCCCTGGCCCGAGTTCGCCGAGCGCTTCCTGTCGGGGGCGAGCGAGCACGACTACCAGTCCGCCGTCCGGACCTGGCACGAGGAGCAGCAGTGA
- a CDS encoding enoyl-CoA hydratase family protein produces the protein MGVSTSSPGKGIALVTVDFPPVNALPVQGWYDLADALRSAGRDPEVRCVVLASEGRGFNAGVDIKEMQRDAGHASLIGANRGCYEAFAAVYECEVPVVAAVNGFCLGGGIGLVGNADAIVASEDATFGLPELDRGALGAATHLARLVPQHLMRALYYTSRTATAAELHAHGSVWKVVPRGELRAAALELAAEIARKDGYLIRLAKAAINGIDPVDVRRSYRFEQGFTFEANLSGVADRVRDTFGKEASS, from the coding sequence ATGGGTGTCTCCACCTCGAGCCCGGGCAAGGGCATCGCACTCGTCACAGTCGACTTCCCACCCGTCAACGCGCTCCCCGTGCAGGGCTGGTACGACCTCGCCGACGCCCTGCGCAGCGCCGGCCGCGACCCCGAGGTCCGATGCGTAGTCCTCGCCTCCGAGGGCCGGGGCTTCAACGCCGGCGTCGACATCAAGGAGATGCAGCGCGACGCCGGCCACGCCTCGCTCATCGGCGCCAACCGGGGCTGCTACGAGGCCTTCGCCGCCGTGTACGAGTGCGAGGTGCCGGTGGTCGCGGCCGTGAACGGGTTCTGCCTGGGCGGCGGCATCGGCCTCGTCGGCAACGCCGACGCGATCGTGGCGAGCGAGGACGCGACCTTCGGACTGCCCGAGCTGGACCGGGGCGCGCTGGGCGCCGCCACCCACCTGGCCCGCCTCGTGCCGCAGCACCTGATGCGCGCGCTGTACTACACCTCGCGCACCGCGACCGCGGCCGAACTGCACGCGCACGGCTCGGTCTGGAAGGTGGTCCCCCGCGGGGAACTGCGGGCCGCCGCCCTGGAACTGGCCGCCGAGATCGCCCGGAAGGACGGCTACCTGATCCGGCTGGCCAAGGCGGCCATCAACGGCATCGACCCGGTCGACGTGCGCCGCAGCTACCGCTTCGAGCAGGGCTTCACCTTCGAGGCCAACCTCAGCGGGGTCGCCGACCGGGTCCGCGACACCTTCGGGAAGGAAGCGAGTTCATGA
- a CDS encoding SDR family oxidoreductase, whose amino-acid sequence MELDGRVVVVTGGTRGVGAGIARSFLAAGAEVVVCARRPPEEPVSADGRKASFAAVDLRNPAAVQDFFGAVARRYGRLDCLVNNAGGTPYRLLGEGEAERHARVVELNLLAPMTASLAAYPWLREARGSVVMIGSVSGTRPSPGTAAYGAAKAGLENLARSMAVEWAPEVRVNSLVLGMVRTELSHLHYGDEAGIAAVGATVPLGRLAEPSDVGEAAVFLASGRAGYVSGASLLVHGGGERPAFLDAATVNKES is encoded by the coding sequence ATGGAGCTCGACGGGAGGGTCGTCGTCGTCACCGGCGGGACCCGGGGCGTCGGCGCCGGGATCGCCCGGTCGTTCCTGGCGGCGGGAGCCGAGGTAGTCGTCTGCGCGCGGCGGCCCCCGGAGGAACCCGTCTCCGCGGACGGCCGCAAGGCCTCCTTCGCCGCCGTCGACCTGCGCAATCCGGCGGCCGTGCAGGACTTCTTCGGCGCGGTCGCGCGCCGGTACGGGCGCCTCGACTGCCTGGTCAACAACGCGGGCGGTACCCCGTACCGGCTGCTGGGGGAGGGCGAGGCGGAACGCCACGCCAGGGTCGTCGAGCTGAACCTGCTGGCGCCGATGACGGCTTCCCTCGCCGCCTACCCGTGGCTGCGGGAGGCGCGCGGCTCGGTGGTGATGATCGGCAGCGTCAGCGGCACCCGGCCCTCCCCGGGAACGGCGGCGTACGGGGCGGCGAAGGCGGGGCTGGAGAACCTGGCCCGCTCCATGGCCGTGGAGTGGGCCCCCGAGGTACGGGTGAACTCGCTGGTCCTGGGCATGGTGCGGACCGAGCTGTCGCACCTGCACTACGGGGACGAGGCCGGGATCGCGGCGGTCGGCGCGACCGTACCGCTGGGGCGGCTGGCGGAACCCTCGGACGTGGGGGAGGCGGCGGTGTTCCTGGCCTCGGGCCGGGCGGGGTACGTGAGCGGGGCGAGCCTGCTCGTGCACGGGGGCGGGGAACGCCCCGCGTTTCTGGATGCGGCAACCGTGAACAAGGAGAGCTGA
- a CDS encoding SDR family oxidoreductase, producing MAGLCEGRVVIVTGAGRGLGRAHALAFAAEGAKVVVNDLGVGLDGLPGPDSPAGLVVSEIRALGGEAVAHGGDIATGEGASSLVECAVSAFGRLDTLVNNAGFLRDRMLVNLDEDDWDAVMRVHLKGHFLPLRAAAAWWRAEAKAGRPVAARVVNTSSGAGLLGSVGQGNYSAAKAGILGLTLVAAAEMGRYGVQVNAIAPAARTRMTEQTFAQTMAAPVAGAFDAMAPENVSPLVVWLGSGASAGVTGRVFEAEGGRITVMEGWRPGPTADRDARWTPAEAGEATVKLLAAAESPLPVYGS from the coding sequence ATGGCGGGACTGTGCGAAGGCAGGGTCGTGATCGTGACGGGCGCGGGGCGGGGGCTGGGGCGGGCCCACGCGCTGGCCTTCGCGGCCGAGGGGGCCAAGGTCGTCGTCAACGACCTGGGAGTGGGGCTGGACGGGCTGCCCGGGCCGGATTCCCCGGCCGGCCTGGTCGTCTCCGAAATCCGGGCGCTCGGCGGGGAGGCGGTGGCGCACGGCGGGGACATCGCCACGGGCGAGGGGGCGTCCTCGCTGGTGGAGTGCGCGGTCTCGGCGTTCGGGAGGCTGGACACGCTGGTCAACAACGCCGGGTTCCTGCGGGACCGGATGCTGGTGAACCTGGACGAGGACGACTGGGACGCCGTCATGCGGGTGCACCTGAAGGGGCACTTCCTGCCGCTGCGGGCGGCGGCCGCGTGGTGGCGGGCGGAGGCGAAGGCCGGCCGGCCGGTAGCCGCCCGGGTGGTCAACACCTCTTCGGGGGCGGGGCTGTTGGGCTCGGTGGGGCAGGGGAACTACAGCGCGGCCAAGGCCGGGATCCTGGGGCTCACGCTGGTCGCGGCCGCGGAGATGGGCCGGTACGGGGTCCAGGTCAACGCGATCGCCCCGGCGGCGCGGACCCGGATGACGGAGCAGACCTTCGCGCAGACCATGGCCGCGCCGGTCGCCGGGGCGTTCGACGCGATGGCCCCCGAGAACGTCTCCCCGCTGGTGGTGTGGCTCGGTTCCGGGGCCTCGGCCGGTGTCACGGGGCGGGTCTTCGAGGCGGAGGGCGGCCGCATCACGGTCATGGAGGGCTGGCGCCCCGGCCCCACCGCCGACCGGGACGCCCGCTGGACCCCCGCCGAGGCGGGCGAGGCCACCGTGAAACTCCTCGCCGCGGCGGAGTCCCCGCTCCCGGTCTACGGCTCCTGA
- a CDS encoding MarR family winged helix-turn-helix transcriptional regulator translates to MSDEADARRAAVLEELNRTGRETSAVTVMFHEAVAARRGLGATEAKTIDLLLRHGPLTAKDLAGQSGLAPASVTGLVDRLERKGYVRRAEHPTDKRRVVVEVRPEKIRELEPVYEDWAREVAGLCGEFTTEELETVIRFLRGSNTRQRRAAARLSDA, encoded by the coding sequence ATGAGCGATGAGGCGGACGCGCGCCGCGCCGCGGTACTGGAGGAGCTGAACCGCACCGGCCGGGAGACCAGCGCGGTGACGGTGATGTTCCACGAGGCGGTGGCGGCCAGGCGCGGCCTGGGCGCGACGGAGGCGAAGACCATCGACCTGCTGCTGCGCCACGGCCCGCTCACGGCGAAGGACCTGGCCGGGCAGTCGGGCCTGGCCCCGGCCTCGGTGACGGGGCTGGTGGACCGGCTGGAACGCAAGGGTTACGTGCGCCGGGCCGAACACCCCACGGACAAGCGGCGGGTGGTGGTGGAGGTCCGCCCGGAGAAGATCCGCGAGCTGGAGCCGGTGTACGAGGACTGGGCCCGCGAAGTCGCCGGACTGTGCGGGGAGTTCACCACGGAGGAACTGGAAACGGTGATCCGCTTCCTCCGCGGCTCGAACACCCGCCAACGCCGCGCGGCGGCCCGCCTGTCGGACGCCTGA
- a CDS encoding MFS transporter codes for MMTPHPRRWAAAVVMMVAALMDLLDVTIVNVAIPSIGRDLHASQSALQWLVSAYLLGFAATLIVSGHLGDRYGRKALFLAGTAGFGLASLACGLAQSPGQLIAARAAQGVTAALLMPQVLGSFRTLFQGKERGAVFGMYGAVAGFAAAIGLLLGGLLTDADLFGWGWRSVFLVNVPVAVATLAAGAVLVPATRERGAGRPDLLGSIVLAAGLIAIVLPLVQGEANGWPLWGWLCLAAGVLAVVGLGILEARRRGATVPLLPVRAFRLPAFSFGLAVQLLFSVGMQGFFLIFAIWLQGGEGYTPMQAGLVTVAFSAGGFLAAPVAGALAVRFGRLVLVGGALMMAGGFAGVWYAVAHSAEAHTGAWPLVPGLLVAGAGLGFLVVPLVNVVLSAVPADIAGGASGIFSTAQQFGGALGAAVIGSVFFGALAGGGPTHALTTAMPWVSAGFLLSAVLCLALPRTAVSPEAEAEAGTGAEGRPGVEPVAA; via the coding sequence ATGATGACCCCCCATCCACGCCGCTGGGCCGCCGCCGTCGTCATGATGGTCGCCGCGCTCATGGACCTCCTCGACGTGACCATCGTCAACGTCGCCATCCCCTCCATCGGCCGTGACCTGCACGCCTCGCAGAGCGCCCTGCAGTGGCTCGTCTCCGCCTACCTGCTCGGCTTCGCCGCCACCCTGATCGTCTCCGGCCACCTCGGCGACCGGTACGGCCGCAAGGCGCTCTTCCTGGCCGGGACGGCCGGCTTCGGCCTCGCCAGCCTGGCCTGCGGCCTCGCCCAGAGCCCCGGCCAGCTGATCGCCGCCCGCGCCGCCCAGGGCGTGACGGCCGCCCTGCTGATGCCCCAGGTGCTCGGTTCCTTCCGCACCCTCTTCCAGGGCAAGGAGCGCGGCGCCGTCTTCGGCATGTACGGAGCCGTCGCCGGCTTCGCCGCGGCCATCGGACTGCTGCTCGGCGGCCTGCTCACCGACGCCGACCTCTTCGGCTGGGGCTGGCGCTCCGTCTTCCTCGTCAACGTGCCCGTCGCCGTGGCCACCCTCGCCGCCGGCGCGGTGCTGGTCCCCGCCACCCGCGAGCGCGGCGCCGGCCGGCCCGACCTGCTCGGCAGCATCGTCCTCGCCGCCGGCCTGATCGCCATCGTGCTGCCGCTGGTCCAGGGCGAGGCCAACGGCTGGCCGCTGTGGGGCTGGCTGTGCCTGGCCGCCGGAGTGCTCGCCGTCGTCGGCCTCGGCATCCTCGAAGCCCGGCGGCGCGGGGCGACCGTACCGCTGCTGCCCGTCCGGGCGTTCCGGCTGCCCGCCTTCTCCTTCGGCCTCGCCGTCCAACTGCTGTTCTCCGTCGGCATGCAGGGCTTCTTCCTGATCTTCGCGATCTGGCTCCAGGGCGGCGAGGGCTACACCCCGATGCAGGCGGGCCTGGTCACCGTCGCCTTCTCGGCCGGCGGCTTCCTCGCCGCCCCGGTCGCCGGCGCCCTCGCCGTGCGCTTCGGCCGCCTCGTACTCGTCGGCGGCGCGCTGATGATGGCGGGCGGTTTCGCCGGGGTCTGGTACGCCGTCGCCCACTCCGCCGAGGCGCACACCGGTGCCTGGCCGCTGGTGCCCGGTCTGCTCGTCGCGGGCGCCGGGCTCGGCTTCCTCGTGGTGCCGCTGGTGAACGTGGTGCTGTCCGCCGTCCCCGCCGACATCGCGGGCGGCGCCTCCGGAATCTTCTCCACCGCCCAGCAGTTCGGCGGCGCCCTCGGCGCGGCCGTCATCGGCTCCGTCTTCTTCGGCGCCCTCGCCGGTGGCGGCCCGACCCACGCCCTGACCACCGCGATGCCCTGGGTGAGCGCCGGCTTCCTGCTCAGCGCGGTGCTGTGCCTGGCCCTGCCGCGCACTGCGGTCTCACCGGAGGCGGAGGCGGAGGCAGGGACCGGGGCCGAGGGGCGGCCCGGGGTCGAGCCCGTGGCGGCGTAA
- a CDS encoding HAD family acid phosphatase, which translates to MRSTRRTRTTRTTAAGVAVAAAVLTLLPATAAEAAPAPAAAPASVSASAPGGNAAILGIDYATWQRDVATVIDAVRPAIEQRIAASPAGEKPAIVLDIDNSSLETDFHWFWTFPTPAIAKVRELTRYANDRGVAIFFVTARPGIIYSLTERNLKAVGYPVSGLYVRDLPDLFDEVSAYKTGKRAEIEGRGYTIIANIGNNASDLVGGHAELTVKLPDYDGKLS; encoded by the coding sequence ATGCGCAGCACCCGCCGCACCCGCACGACCCGTACCACCGCAGCCGGCGTGGCCGTCGCGGCCGCCGTCCTGACCCTGCTGCCCGCCACCGCCGCCGAGGCGGCCCCGGCCCCGGCCGCCGCACCCGCGTCGGTCTCGGCCTCAGCGCCCGGCGGCAACGCGGCGATCCTCGGCATCGACTACGCCACCTGGCAGCGCGACGTCGCCACCGTCATCGACGCGGTCCGCCCCGCCATCGAGCAGCGCATCGCCGCCTCGCCCGCCGGCGAGAAGCCCGCGATCGTCCTCGACATCGACAACTCCTCGCTGGAGACGGACTTCCACTGGTTCTGGACCTTCCCGACGCCCGCGATCGCCAAGGTCCGCGAGCTGACCCGGTACGCCAACGACCGCGGGGTGGCGATCTTCTTCGTCACCGCCCGCCCCGGGATCATCTACTCCCTCACCGAGCGCAACCTCAAGGCCGTCGGCTACCCGGTCTCGGGGCTCTACGTCCGTGATCTGCCGGACCTGTTCGACGAGGTGAGCGCGTACAAGACGGGCAAGCGCGCCGAGATCGAGGGCCGCGGCTACACGATCATCGCCAACATCGGGAACAACGCGAGCGACCTGGTCGGCGGCCACGCCGAACTCACCGTCAAGCTGCCGGACTACGACGGCAAGCTGTCCTGA
- a CDS encoding serine protease, whose product MKRTLAVGAVALAAVSLQPGTASAGPAPVVGGTRAAQGEFPFMVRLSMGCGGALYTQQIVLTAAHCVNGSGNNTSITATAGVVDLNSSSAIKVRSTKVKQAPGYNGSGKDWALIKLAQPINLPTLKIAETKQYDNGTFTVAGWGATREGGGQQRYLMKATVPFVSDASCQASYGSSLIPSEEICAGFAQGGVDTCQGDSGGPMFRRDSANAWIQVGIVSWGEGCARPDYPGVYTEVSTFAAAIKSAAAAM is encoded by the coding sequence ATGAAGCGCACCCTCGCCGTCGGCGCCGTCGCCCTCGCGGCCGTCAGCCTCCAGCCCGGCACCGCCAGCGCCGGCCCGGCCCCCGTCGTCGGCGGCACCCGCGCCGCCCAGGGCGAATTCCCCTTCATGGTCCGCCTCTCCATGGGATGCGGCGGCGCCCTCTACACCCAGCAGATCGTCCTCACCGCCGCCCACTGTGTGAACGGCTCCGGCAACAACACCTCCATCACCGCCACCGCCGGAGTCGTCGACCTCAACAGCTCCAGCGCCATCAAGGTCAGGTCCACCAAGGTCAAGCAGGCCCCCGGCTACAACGGCAGCGGCAAGGACTGGGCCCTGATCAAGCTCGCCCAGCCCATCAACCTGCCCACCCTCAAGATCGCCGAGACCAAGCAGTACGACAACGGCACCTTCACCGTCGCCGGCTGGGGCGCCACCCGCGAAGGCGGCGGCCAGCAGCGCTACCTCATGAAGGCCACCGTCCCCTTCGTCTCCGACGCCAGCTGCCAGGCCTCGTACGGCAGCTCCCTCATCCCGAGCGAAGAGATCTGCGCCGGCTTCGCCCAGGGCGGCGTCGACACCTGCCAGGGCGACTCCGGCGGCCCCATGTTCCGCCGCGACAGCGCCAACGCCTGGATCCAGGTCGGCATAGTCAGCTGGGGCGAAGGCTGCGCCCGGCCCGACTACCCCGGCGTCTACACCGAGGTCTCCACCTTCGCCGCCGCGATCAAGAGCGCCGCGGCCGCCATGTAG
- a CDS encoding response regulator: MAIRVVIADDQEMVRTGFRMILESQPDIEVVADVVDGEAALTAVAEHRPDVLLLDIRMPKLDGLEVTRRLSGQDTPHIVIVTTFDLDEYVHAALHGGASGFLLKDASPAMLVEAVRAAAVGDSLVSPAITVRLLREMAPQTAATQTRRPAEPLTEREREVVRCLARGLTNAEIAAELFVSLSTVKTHLANVQAKLDARNRVEIAAWAWESGLAATTA; this comes from the coding sequence ATGGCGATCAGAGTGGTCATCGCGGACGACCAGGAAATGGTCAGGACCGGCTTCCGCATGATCCTCGAAAGCCAGCCGGACATCGAGGTCGTCGCCGACGTCGTCGACGGCGAAGCCGCCCTCACCGCCGTCGCCGAGCACCGCCCCGACGTACTGCTCCTCGACATCCGCATGCCGAAGCTCGACGGCCTCGAAGTCACCCGCCGCCTCTCCGGCCAGGACACCCCGCACATCGTCATCGTCACCACCTTCGACCTCGACGAATACGTCCACGCGGCACTCCACGGCGGAGCATCCGGCTTCCTCCTGAAAGACGCCAGCCCGGCCATGCTGGTTGAAGCGGTACGCGCCGCGGCAGTCGGCGACTCACTCGTCTCGCCCGCCATCACGGTGCGGCTGCTGCGCGAAATGGCCCCACAGACCGCGGCCACCCAGACCCGCCGCCCCGCGGAACCCCTCACGGAACGGGAACGCGAAGTCGTACGCTGCCTCGCGCGCGGGCTCACCAACGCCGAGATCGCCGCCGAACTCTTCGTCTCCCTGTCCACCGTCAAAACCCACCTGGCCAACGTCCAGGCCAAACTCGACGCCCGCAACCGCGTCGAGATCGCCGCCTGGGCCTGGGAAAGCGGCCTGGCCGCCACCACGGCGTGA